The Daucus carota subsp. sativus chromosome 2, DH1 v3.0, whole genome shotgun sequence genome includes a window with the following:
- the LOC108209862 gene encoding NAC domain-containing protein 78, giving the protein MEIDAKVTAAAGSSSLAPGFRFHPTDEELVRYYLRRKICGKPFRFDAISDIDIYKVEPWDLPGKSRLKSRDLEWYFFSYLDKKYGNGARTNRATDGGYWKTTGKDRAVYHRTKVVGMKKTLVYHSGRAPRGERTNWVMHEYRLIDEELEKAGILQDAFVLCRVFRKSGSGPKNGEKYGAPFVEEEWDDDELVMVPKDEYADEHQISDDAYLDENDLEEILSAADPVYESPLPLSVNGAANQESMNFIDEPLGAGDETNYLQEQPDGTTLGDLQSVDGSNYQQQPDGTTLFNLPMQSNMDTISVKHEYIGEPSYTGASSNAENPADVDYLLNEPLLDSMDNPQYVDGSFIETGDLKPSVEADPSSFEMLDEYLQFFDSTDGNLDYSSFDFPNIDSADGDYLNMVETGDLPTEPASLLSQDLMPKDANENIKQETVEGSVLLGGQNHDENIKQETVEGSLLPEEQNNDVPSSSNAAESDFPYQFNKHASRVLGNYPAPPAFASEFPRKDAALRFNSASPSSIHVTAGIVQIRNMSLRGTGISWSYGKDGRLNVVLSFGLSRVDDITAESEPASSIISSKAQSAVHRGWFYFMCMWVLFLTMSFKIGSYICAK; this is encoded by the exons ATGGAAATAGATGCTAAAGTGACAGCAGCAGCAGGCTCGTCGTCACTGGCGCCGGGATTCAGATTCCACCCCACCGATGAGGAGCTGGTGAGGTACTATCTCAGGCGGAAGATCTGTGGGAAGCCGTTCCGGTTCGATGCGATTTCCGATATCGATATTTACAAAGTCGAGCCGTGGGATCTCCCAG GTAAATCGAGGCTCAAGAGTAGAGACCTAGAGTGGTACTTCTTCAGTTATCTTGATAAGAAGTATGGGAATGGTGCAAGGACTAACAGAGCTACTGACGGAGGGTACTGGAAGACAACTGGGAAGGATCGGGCTGTTTATCATAGGACTAAAGTTGTTGGTATGAAGAAAACTTTAGTGTATCACAGTGGCCGGGCTCCTCGTGGTGAGAGGACTAACTGGGTCATGCATGAATATAGACTCATCGACGAGGAGTTGGAGAAAGCTGGAATCCTCCAG GATGCATTTGTTCTCTGCAGGGTATTTAGGAAGAGTGGTTCTGGACCTAAGAATGGAGAGAAGTATGGTGCACCATTTGTTGAAGAAGAGTGGGATGATGACGAATTGGTCATGGTCCCAAAGGATGAGTATGCAGATGAACACCAAATTAGTGATGATGCCTATTTGGATGAAAATGATCTTGAGGAG ATTCTTAGTGCTGCTGATCCTGTGTATGAGTCACCTCTTCCCTTGAGTGTTAATGGGGCTGCAAATCAAGAATCAATGAACTTCATTGACGAGCCATTGGGGGCTGGCGATGAAACCAATTACCTGCAGGAACAGCCTGATGGCACAACTTTGGGTGATTTGCAGAGTGTTGATGGAAGTAATTACCAGCAACAGCCTGATGGCACAACTTTATTTAATTTGCCAATGCAATCCAACATGGATACAATATCAGTTAAGCATGAATATATCGGTGAACCTAGCTATACTGGTGCATCAAGCAATGCAGAGAATCCTGCAGATGTGGATTACTTGCTTAATGAACCACTTTTAGATTCTATGGATAATCCTCAATACGTTGATGGTTCATTTATTGAGACTGGTGATCTTAAACCATCTGTTGAGGCAGATCCTTCTAGTTTTGAAATGCTTGATGAATACCTTCAGTTCTTTGACTCTACTGATGGCAACTTGGATTATTCCAGTTTTGACTTCCCAAATATTGATTCTGCTGATGGTGACTATTTAAATATGGTGGAAACTGGGGATCTTCCTACTGAACCAGCATCATTGCTCTCACAGGACTTGATGCCCAAG GATGCAAACGAAAATATTAAGCAAGAGACTGTGGAAGGATCAGTTCTGCTTGGAGGGCAGAACCATGACGAAAATATTAAGCAAGAGACTGTGGAAGGATCACTTCTGCCAGAAGAGCAGAACAATGATGTTCCATCTTCTTCAAATGCAGCAGAATCAG ATTTCCCCTATCAATTCAACAAGCATGCCAGTCGAGTGTTGGGGAATTATCCTGCTCCTCCTGCATTTGCGTCAGAATTCCCCAGAAAGGATGCAGCTCTACGTTTCAATTCTGCTTCGCCAAGTTCAATCCATGTTACTGCGGGTATAGTTCAGATAAGAAACATGAGTTTGAGAGGCACTGGCATCAGTTGGTCATATGGCAAGGATGGCCGTCTTAATGTTGTCCTTTCTTTTGGCCTGTCGAGGGTTGATGATATTACTGCAGAGTCGGAACCAGCCTCTAGCATCATCTCTAGCAAAGCTCAGTCAGCAGTACATCGGGGTTGGTTTTACTTCATGTGCATGTGGGTTTTGTTTTTAACAATGAGCTTCAAAATTGGATCCTATATCTGTGCCAAGTAA
- the LOC108209765 gene encoding NAC domain containing protein 52 isoform X3 gives MDRDFMAAPAAASPPIVSPAPVNKSLAPGFRFHPTDEELVRYYLRRKACGKPFRFQAVTEIDVYKSEPWELAGHSSLNTRDMEWYFFSPVDRKYGNGSRLNRATGKGYWKATGKDRCVRHKGETIGMKKTLVFHSGRAPDGQRTNWVMHEYRLVDIELQQAGVAQDAFVLCRIFQKSGLGPPNGDRYAPFIEEEWEDDAALFVPGGEAEEDVANASEGRTGVNDIEQIPDEDKAPLPSESLIDHQTIPFVCKRERTEDQPMNDEADPEPLSMLFEPKRAKQSDPNSSHQNGSEDSTTSQEPTTAPMSLALMVFPLLENVGTETSTQQVNPPTFDADNLEKSVPPGYLKFISNLENEILSVSMERETLKIEVMRAQAMINILQSHIEVLTKDNEDLKRAAQSK, from the exons ATGGATCGAGATTTTATGGCGGCGCCGGCCGCTGCCTCGCCGCCGATTGTGTCTCCGGCGCCGGTGAACAAGTCTCTGGCACCTGGGTTCAGGTTCCATCCCACAGATGAAGAGCTTGTGAGGTATTATTTAAGGAGGAAGGCTTGTGGCAAGCCTTTCAGGTTCCAAGCTGTTACTGAAATTGATGTTTATAAATCTGAGCCTTGGGAGCTTGCAG GGCATTCTTCGCTGAATACCAGAGATATGGAGTGGTACTTTTTCAGCCCTGTTGACAGGAAGTATGGTAACGGGTCTCGACTTAATCGTGCCACTGGCAAGGGGTACTGGAAGGCAACTGGGAAGGATAGGTGTGTACGTCACAAGGGGGAGACTATTGGGATGAAGAAAACATTAGTCTTTCACAGTGGGCGAGCTCCGGATGGCCAGCGAACCAACTGGGTAATGCATGAGTATAGACTTGTCGACATTGAACTACAGCAAGCGGGCGTAGCACAG GATGCATTTGTGCTGTGCAGAATTTTTCAAAAGAGTGGCTTAGGACCACCAAATGGGGATCGGTATGCTCCATTCATCGAGGAGGAATGGGAGGACGATGCAGCACTTTTTGTTCCTGGAGGAGAGGCTGAGGAGGACGTGGCTAATGCTTCTGAAGGGAGGACTGGGGTAAATGATATCGAGCAG ATACCGGATGAAGATAAGGCTCCTCTCCCAAGTGAATCTTTAATCGATCACCAGACTATACCATTTGTGTGCAAGAGGGAACGCACAGAGGATCAGCCGATGAATGATGAAGCAGATCCAGAACCACTCAGTATGTTGTTTGAACCTAAAAGGGCAAAGCAGAGTGACCCTAACTCCAGCCATCAAAATGGCTCTGAAGATTCTACTACTAGCCAGGAGCCAACAACCGCACCAATGAGTTTAGCCCTCATGGTGTTCCCCTTGTTAGAAAATGTTGGAACCGAGACAAGTACCCAACAGGTCAACCCGCCTACATTTGATGCTGATAACCTTGAAAAATCTGTGCCTCctggttatttaaaatttatcagtAATCTGGAGAATGAGATCCTCAGTGTTTCTATGGAAAGGGAGACATTGAAGATTGAAGTGATGAGGGCCCAAGCCATGATAAACATCCTTCAATCCCATATTGAAGTTCTGACCAAAGATAACGAGGATCTCAAAAGGGCAGCCCAGAGTAAGTAG
- the LOC108209765 gene encoding NAC domain containing protein 52 isoform X2: protein MDRDFMAAPAAASPPIVSPAPVNKSLAPGFRFHPTDEELVRYYLRRKACGKPFRFQAVTEIDVYKSEPWELAGHSSLNTRDMEWYFFSPVDRKYGNGSRLNRATGKGYWKATGKDRCVRHKGETIGMKKTLVFHSGRAPDGQRTNWVMHEYRLVDIELQQAGVAQEKDAFVLCRIFQKSGLGPPNGDRYAPFIEEEWEDDAALFVPGGEAEEDVANASEGRTGVNDIEQIPDEDKAPLPSESLIDHQTIPFVCKRERTEDQPMNDEADPEPLSMLFEPKRAKQSDPNSSHQNGSEDSTTSQEPTTAPMSLALMVFPLLENVGTETSTQQVNPPTFDADNLEKSVPPGYLKFISNLENEILSVSMERETLKIEVMRAQAMINILQSHIEVLTKDNEDLKRAAQSK from the exons ATGGATCGAGATTTTATGGCGGCGCCGGCCGCTGCCTCGCCGCCGATTGTGTCTCCGGCGCCGGTGAACAAGTCTCTGGCACCTGGGTTCAGGTTCCATCCCACAGATGAAGAGCTTGTGAGGTATTATTTAAGGAGGAAGGCTTGTGGCAAGCCTTTCAGGTTCCAAGCTGTTACTGAAATTGATGTTTATAAATCTGAGCCTTGGGAGCTTGCAG GGCATTCTTCGCTGAATACCAGAGATATGGAGTGGTACTTTTTCAGCCCTGTTGACAGGAAGTATGGTAACGGGTCTCGACTTAATCGTGCCACTGGCAAGGGGTACTGGAAGGCAACTGGGAAGGATAGGTGTGTACGTCACAAGGGGGAGACTATTGGGATGAAGAAAACATTAGTCTTTCACAGTGGGCGAGCTCCGGATGGCCAGCGAACCAACTGGGTAATGCATGAGTATAGACTTGTCGACATTGAACTACAGCAAGCGGGCGTAGCACAG GAAAAGGATGCATTTGTGCTGTGCAGAATTTTTCAAAAGAGTGGCTTAGGACCACCAAATGGGGATCGGTATGCTCCATTCATCGAGGAGGAATGGGAGGACGATGCAGCACTTTTTGTTCCTGGAGGAGAGGCTGAGGAGGACGTGGCTAATGCTTCTGAAGGGAGGACTGGGGTAAATGATATCGAGCAG ATACCGGATGAAGATAAGGCTCCTCTCCCAAGTGAATCTTTAATCGATCACCAGACTATACCATTTGTGTGCAAGAGGGAACGCACAGAGGATCAGCCGATGAATGATGAAGCAGATCCAGAACCACTCAGTATGTTGTTTGAACCTAAAAGGGCAAAGCAGAGTGACCCTAACTCCAGCCATCAAAATGGCTCTGAAGATTCTACTACTAGCCAGGAGCCAACAACCGCACCAATGAGTTTAGCCCTCATGGTGTTCCCCTTGTTAGAAAATGTTGGAACCGAGACAAGTACCCAACAGGTCAACCCGCCTACATTTGATGCTGATAACCTTGAAAAATCTGTGCCTCctggttatttaaaatttatcagtAATCTGGAGAATGAGATCCTCAGTGTTTCTATGGAAAGGGAGACATTGAAGATTGAAGTGATGAGGGCCCAAGCCATGATAAACATCCTTCAATCCCATATTGAAGTTCTGACCAAAGATAACGAGGATCTCAAAAGGGCAGCCCAGAGTAAGTAG
- the LOC108209765 gene encoding NAC domain containing protein 52 isoform X1, giving the protein MDRDFMAAPAAASPPIVSPAPVNKSLAPGFRFHPTDEELVRYYLRRKACGKPFRFQAVTEIDVYKSEPWELAGHSSLNTRDMEWYFFSPVDRKYGNGSRLNRATGKGYWKATGKDRCVRHKGETIGMKKTLVFHSGRAPDGQRTNWVMHEYRLVDIELQQAGVAQNTVILVWEEKDAFVLCRIFQKSGLGPPNGDRYAPFIEEEWEDDAALFVPGGEAEEDVANASEGRTGVNDIEQIPDEDKAPLPSESLIDHQTIPFVCKRERTEDQPMNDEADPEPLSMLFEPKRAKQSDPNSSHQNGSEDSTTSQEPTTAPMSLALMVFPLLENVGTETSTQQVNPPTFDADNLEKSVPPGYLKFISNLENEILSVSMERETLKIEVMRAQAMINILQSHIEVLTKDNEDLKRAAQSK; this is encoded by the exons ATGGATCGAGATTTTATGGCGGCGCCGGCCGCTGCCTCGCCGCCGATTGTGTCTCCGGCGCCGGTGAACAAGTCTCTGGCACCTGGGTTCAGGTTCCATCCCACAGATGAAGAGCTTGTGAGGTATTATTTAAGGAGGAAGGCTTGTGGCAAGCCTTTCAGGTTCCAAGCTGTTACTGAAATTGATGTTTATAAATCTGAGCCTTGGGAGCTTGCAG GGCATTCTTCGCTGAATACCAGAGATATGGAGTGGTACTTTTTCAGCCCTGTTGACAGGAAGTATGGTAACGGGTCTCGACTTAATCGTGCCACTGGCAAGGGGTACTGGAAGGCAACTGGGAAGGATAGGTGTGTACGTCACAAGGGGGAGACTATTGGGATGAAGAAAACATTAGTCTTTCACAGTGGGCGAGCTCCGGATGGCCAGCGAACCAACTGGGTAATGCATGAGTATAGACTTGTCGACATTGAACTACAGCAAGCGGGCGTAGCACAG AATACTGTGATCCTTGTTTGGGAGGAAAAGGATGCATTTGTGCTGTGCAGAATTTTTCAAAAGAGTGGCTTAGGACCACCAAATGGGGATCGGTATGCTCCATTCATCGAGGAGGAATGGGAGGACGATGCAGCACTTTTTGTTCCTGGAGGAGAGGCTGAGGAGGACGTGGCTAATGCTTCTGAAGGGAGGACTGGGGTAAATGATATCGAGCAG ATACCGGATGAAGATAAGGCTCCTCTCCCAAGTGAATCTTTAATCGATCACCAGACTATACCATTTGTGTGCAAGAGGGAACGCACAGAGGATCAGCCGATGAATGATGAAGCAGATCCAGAACCACTCAGTATGTTGTTTGAACCTAAAAGGGCAAAGCAGAGTGACCCTAACTCCAGCCATCAAAATGGCTCTGAAGATTCTACTACTAGCCAGGAGCCAACAACCGCACCAATGAGTTTAGCCCTCATGGTGTTCCCCTTGTTAGAAAATGTTGGAACCGAGACAAGTACCCAACAGGTCAACCCGCCTACATTTGATGCTGATAACCTTGAAAAATCTGTGCCTCctggttatttaaaatttatcagtAATCTGGAGAATGAGATCCTCAGTGTTTCTATGGAAAGGGAGACATTGAAGATTGAAGTGATGAGGGCCCAAGCCATGATAAACATCCTTCAATCCCATATTGAAGTTCTGACCAAAGATAACGAGGATCTCAAAAGGGCAGCCCAGAGTAAGTAG